A stretch of DNA from Kwoniella mangroviensis CBS 8507 chromosome 1 map unlocalized Ctg01, whole genome shotgun sequence:
aagcgGATGACGgagaggacgaagaggaagcaaaGAAAGCCGATAAGAAGAAAcggaagaaggagaaggagaagaaacgTAAAGCCAAAGTAAGTGAGCTGTACACCTCACGATGCTCGTCGATCGAAGCTCATGCTGAAATATTCCTTATGAGCAGAAAAGACAGCATCAATCTGGTATACCGACAGAGAAGTCTCTCACCCACCTAACTCCCTCCGAACTATCCTCAATCTTACTTAACTCTATACGCGAATCGTACCCATCAGCAAGTTCAGTCGAACTAGACGATATAACTATCCCGGAATCGAATCTACTGCCACCTCCTGATTATACACCTTCCATATCCGAGACAGATCCCTTCAAACCTTTGCAGCAGCGTATCGAAAGTCTGCTGAAGCCActtgagaagaagaagttggtaGTTGGTCAACCTCAGGTGATCATACTCGCCTTGTCCGGGTTGCGTTGCGCAGACGTGGTGAGGGGCGTGAGGGATGTGAAAGGGAATGGAGAAGTCGCGAAAGTGAGTGGATATCCAGCGACGTTACATCATTGCGAGTTGAGCTAATGCTTCGATAATAGCTATTTGCGAAGCATTTCAAGCTTGCTGACCAGATCAAATATCTACAGAATAAGAAAGTCTCAATAGCTGTTGGTACGCCGGCAAGAGTTGGAAAACTCCTGGTGGAAGGTCAGTTTCTAGTAACAAAGCTTTGTGCGAACTCGGTGCTGATATCTGACGGTTCTGTAGGAGCGATCAAGATTACGTCTGATACCGTACTACTCCTTGATGTAGGTCATCAAGACAGCAGTGAGTTTGCCTCTGAGTACACTTCTACTGGTCATATACCAAAGCTAAATATTTGTTTCTCAGAAATAAGAACTATAATGAATCTACCCGAAGTCCGAGACGAACTTTGGAAGTCTGTCTTCAGCGGTAAATCGAGGGAAACACTGCTTGGCGGCGGCATACGTATAGGAGCGTTCTGATACTGACCATCGCCGGGTATGCTCGGTGCTCAAAGTCTCTGAGGATAGATCGGTTATTCGGCAttgcatatgcatatatatcatatcaagcAAAATGGAGATTGTCGATGCTGGCTATGGTCTGGTGTGATGGCCTGGATTACAGGCTCAGTAAAGACCGAAATTTCGAGCATTATCTCTGTCTCTCTGAGTGGTAGGCTGGGAGGTATCTTCGGATCCTTCTGCACTCGCTCCAGTGGTACTTTGCGATCCGGGAGAAGACTGGTAATCGAGCCCGGGGTTGGTCTGATTCAGTTTACTCCCATGATCAGCGATGTCGAGAGGGGCATGTTTGGCTGTGGAATCGGCTAAGATCTTGTCGAATGCTGCGGAAGGGTTATATGGCTTGGAGCCTGTGGTAGATGTTTTGTTATCGGATTGAGCAGAAGACGTATTGCGAGGACAAATTGTTAACAGTGAGTGAGTTAATGTTTATAGGTAACGAAAGCCCGTGGGGAATGCAAGTTGAGAGGGTTATTTATGACAGAATGACTTGCTAGTATTGACATGGATGACAATTCTGCTGACATTGGCAAAGAAGCCATTTTCGATGtaaggatgatcatcgaagCACCCAAAGAAAGGATCTCATCATGCTTTTTAAACTTGTCATTTGCAATTTAGCCCTGCCTTTTGTCCGGCCTGTGAGGTTTACAGCAAAATTTCAGTGACGCCTGTCCCACTCCCACCATTGAAGTTATGACGGTATAGATATCTTTTGTGATGTTTGATTGCTTCTTAGGGTACTGTTGAAGTAAATCTCCCACAAGACTtcagagaaaagaaaggattgTGATCGTGCGTACTGGAAAGAATTCTAGTGCTTTGACATTGAAATTCTACAAAGCAGAGAAGGGACCCTTCTCAGAAGGGAAAGACACCCATACGTCACCTTCGAGGTAAACCTACTCAAtgtgcatatatatgtaacAGTGATGACACGTAGGTTTCTCGCCAAAGTACACACATTCCATACGTCATGTTCTCATGTTATCGTCAAGACAAGCCAAGTCAAGCTATGTTAGGTGTAAATGATGGTACATGCAGAATAACAATCACTAAATCGTCGACAGAACCTACTCAACAAAAGACACTCATACCAATCTATCCCGCGCAAAATACAATAGAGTAGACCTTGagagatcaatcatctctagctcttttccttctctcttcatccctatcctcattcactctcttaccacctttcttaGCGGCATTCATGAACGATTCCACTCCGAACGGATCAGACGTTCCATCCAAAGCGATGATTGTATCTTTCTCGAATTGAACTGGTCCTTCTCTAGCTTCGGATGAATCGGCACCTTCGAATCCTTTCGTAGCTTTACCCAAGTTGAATCgatctttctccaattcatttcgaataccttcttctgtaCCTCCACCGTAAGACTCATCATTACCTTTACCAGATCCTGCGGACTTGTATATCGCAGCAGCGGCTGAAGATCCTTGGAACAAAGGTTTGTCGTATAGGTTGTAGGAATCTTCAGAGGCGAATCCGGTAGATAGGGATTCTCGATTGAACAATCTTGAATCGAGTAGGGTTTCCTTGGCTGCAGTAGGTTTGGCGAGACCTAGGGCAATTTTCTCGGATATATCTCTGTTGGCTTCCCTGCAATCATGAGGAAAAGATGTATATCAGTTGGGTATTCTTCTTAGCATAATGAAAGTTGTTACAagtgatgactcacctagcCAACATTTTAGTCCTCATCTCACTACCCATATTactcattctcatttccttctctctttccttcctcttctcgttCCTAACctgttctctctcctttatagcttcttcatcctcctcctcagagccttcatcttcctcagacTCATCCTCACTCGCAGAATCGTATCCGCCCAATCCCATACCCAATTCCTTCGGTGGAGCAGTCGCACCAGCGGACGGAGCAGAGGAAGTGATACctgatctttcctctctcgCCTTTTGAGccaacaatctcaaattctcttctttctgcgctttctctttctgtgCCAATAATTGCTGCATCTGCGCTCTCGCTCTAACTTCCTCTCTCGCATGTCGATCAGCGACGTAAAGCGCTTCAGAGAATTTAGCGAAGTTATCGTTGATATGAACATCTTGTAAACCCCTTCCATCAGCTGCCAACCTCTTATCTAACGGTACGGTATAACCCTTGTTGTTTTTCCAATTGGATATACAGGGAGGAatcatccaatctttctGATCTTGAGCTGTAGCAGGTCTAGGAGGAGATTGTAACactggtggaggaggttcgGCAGGCCCTCGAGGGATTTTTTTATGCTTGAATCTAGCAGGTTCTAATGGATCTTCTTGAACTTCCGTCATCTTGATGATACGCTGTTTACCTTCGCTTGAACCTTGGTTGGCAGGCGTATAACGAATGTATGTGGCGTCATTGTTGGTCTTAGGGACATGTTTAGGTTGAGCAGCTTTGATTTTTCCATGAGTTATCCTCTCCAAAGCTAGTCGAGTTCGCTCGGCGGTGTCGTTGATGGACGAAGCGTCGGGTCGTTCCATCTCGCGCTCCGCTTCTGAGACGTCTGTACGGTTCGCAAGTGGTACGAGGTCTATGAGGCAGCAAACATGACAAATAAAGATCAGCTATTATCCATTTAGAATGACGATAGTTAAATGGCTCACCTTTGAAGCTTGACTGGACCTTTGACCCGGCGGCTCGGCCATGTTGAGCAATAGCATCATATCTCACCAGTCCATCTTGGTCCACTTGAAGTGCTAACGTCGTTCCGGTTCCCGTCTACAAAAGAAGTGGATATGAATCAGCTATTCGTATCATCTTACAGTATTGACCAGCTGAGGagcactcaccttctttctgcCCATATCTAAGGGATACTGAGCGACATGACACTACACCCCCAGACTCAATCAGCATAACAATCCACCCATAATCCAAGGGAAGAggactgactcacctcaggataagcaccaccaccattatAATCTACCGCCGTCTTAGgcttccatcctttcctaCTTCCATACTTGGGTATTTGCGGTCCGACGGGTGGGGccgaggaggatgaagaggaagaaggcagGACATCTTCGTACTCTGGCATAGGGTTGTGGAGGGGTGTAGGAAGGGCACTACACATAGATGTGTCAGCTCGTGTCGTACAGCtcgaaaaggaagaacaaaagAAGAGCTTACCGTGCTAATGCTGCCATTTTGTTGGTTCGCTGTGCGATCGATAAAGCGAATAAGGCCTAACTAAATCTTgtcaatgt
This window harbors:
- a CDS encoding pre-mRNA-processing protein 45, with the translated sequence MAALARALPTPLHNPMPEYEDVLPSSSSSSSAPPVGPQIPKYGSRKGWKPKTAVDYNGGGAYPECHVAQYPLDMGRKKTGTGTTLALQVDQDGLVRYDAIAQHGRAAGSKVQSSFKDLVPLANRTDVSEAEREMERPDASSINDTAERTRLALERITHGKIKAAQPKHVPKTNNDATYIRYTPANQGSSEGKQRIIKMTEVQEDPLEPARFKHKKIPRGPAEPPPPVLQSPPRPATAQDQKDWMIPPCISNWKNNKGYTVPLDKRLAADGRGLQDVHINDNFAKFSEALYVADRHAREEVRARAQMQQLLAQKEKAQKEENLRLLAQKAREERSGITSSAPSAGATAPPKELGMGLGGYDSASEDESEEDEGSEEEDEEAIKEREQVRNEKRKEREKEMRMSNMGSEMRTKMLAREANRDISEKIALGLAKPTAAKETLLDSRLFNRESLSTGFASEDSYNLYDKPLFQGSSAAAAIYKSAGSGKGNDESYGGGTEEGIRNELEKDRFNLGKATKGFEGADSSEAREGPVQFEKDTIIALDGTSDPFGVESFMNAAKKGGKRVNEDRDEERRKRARDD